TGCCGAGACTTATCCTCCACCCCCTTCTATTATATATCATTCCATCACCACAAAATAGTGTTTGCCTGTGTAAAGAATTAGGTTCTTGAAAGGAAACAAGAAGATTTTGTACAACTCAAActtcttttattaacataaatagcaGTAGAGCAATACAGCGTTACTTTTTGTATTcggattctttttaaaatatagtccAAAACTTTAACTTGTTTTCATCGTATTTATTTTCTCTTGATCTCTCCTTACTTTTGACAGCTGAGTGTTGTCCAGAAACAAGCCAAGTGTCAACGTACTTTTCTGGTTGAAAGAACCGGAGAGGAggtccatttatttttacaaacaacatgCCAGACACCGTTGTAATTTTGAGTAACGATCTCAGaggtgttattattaaattcatttgagaAAAACCTCTTTCACTTTCACTTTATGAAATGGCAACCGAGTTGATCGATTGCTCGAGCCGACAGAGGCTGTCTGGTAACGTTCTGGAGTAGATATATTCTCTGAAACCCGTTATTAACTGCATTTCATTAAGCTTAAACCTGGAAGCAAGTTCCCTCAATTCGTTTTCTCCAAAAGTTATTGGGATGTCTTTAGGCCAGTTTCTAGTGTCCATAACTTTGAGATTTTCTGCTAACTTAGTGTctttttcatttaacagtctcgCTTCAATAGACGTTTTCCGTACTCCGTAAAATATTTGGGGGTTCATCGGTTGGTTGTTTACTCGACCAGCTTTTGTTTGGAGAGGAACACCGAAAAAAAGACAAGTTTTCAACTGCTTCTTGGGCCATTTTAGAGTATAGACCAGGAgtcgttttctttttttttttcgaatAAAGGCACTACGATTTGCAATTTTCTACTTGCATAGCTCAAATCTGCGTTGCAATGCTGTGAAGCTTCACTTAGTTCTGAAAGCTCTTGTAAAGCGTCAGCCATCAAACCCAGgtctaatatgaaatttgtatctgtGATTTTGTTGAGGAGGCCAGAAAAAGTACTTCTTTCTTTGTTGTCTCTAGTTGTATCATTTGAAGCTTCTTTGAAGTGTTGTACTAACGCCTCGTAGGACTCCTATACAGCTGAGTCAGATCTGAAACTAGATGCGACCCAACGGGTGCTCAAAACTCTTccgatttttttaatttctgcctcTAATAGATTCGCACAGTTCCGGAGTTCCCTACTGTTCCCTGGTGAGGCGTGATAGATAACATAGAGTTTATCAATAATGGATTTGAATCTGCTTACTCCTGGAACAGATTTAATAACGTCTGAAACTGACAGCTCAAGTCTGTGGTTTGCACAGTGCCAGACAATAATAGAAGggaatttctgacaaaataatcCCCCAATTCCTTTGTGTTTTCCTAGCATGGtagaagcaccatcacaagttaagCTTTTCAAGTTATCGCTTAAAAACTGTTCAGATACCCCATTTGAATAAAGGCAGTTCATTAAAGAGTCAAATACTTCTTTAGCGGTAACGCCATCCAGAAATCCAGAAATACGTTAGTGGAGCCACACATaccaattttttttcaaagacCACCGgacgtatacaataaaacttgacttatTACTTAAGGAAGGGGATTCATCAATTATCAGACCAATTTTTGTCTTATTCTCAATAAtttcacttacaaatattttcttcgtTTCCTTACTGATGTGCAAAGAAATGGTAGCACAAGCTTTGTCAGAATGTAAAATGCAACCCATGTTAATCCCTTTAAGTTCTTGCAAATCTATGtatgtttcaaaatcattaaaggattgattttctttaacaacCTTGTATGCCGttcgaaatattttttcagtCACTTCTTTTTCCTGGGAACGCTGTTTCAAGGTATTTTTCTCCAATGCTCCGGATAGTCTTTAGCTTCGGATAAAATTTCATCTGCTGCTTTATGGCCAGCACTCTCTTTGTGGTCATGATTTTTTTCCTTAATGAAGTTAGTTTTTTCTCTTTTGTGTCTCCATAAATGTCTATCTCACCGTATGCCCAGTCTCTTGAAATTTTCATGCCTGTTTTTTCTTTACAGATAAGATCCCAACTTCCTTACAAGTCCTACATCCtaacattccatttttaataaaccacCAGTCATACCTTTTGCAAAATTCTGTATTTTGCTAGTTATTCCAACAATCTGGCAAGTCATTGTTGCATTCAATCTGCTGTTCTTTTTCTTTAGggggtttcacattaattttaaatctggtTACCTTTTCACTGCTAGAAGATAATTGTGACGTCGATGAAATCTGTTGTTCATGGTTGTCTGGACATGCAACAGTTCGTTTAAGTCTTTTACTGTCACCCGAAGACGAAAAGTAATctgttacatttttgttcattttacttcacaataaacacttcactaacaaataccaacacataaaaatatgtaacctcaatgaagtaacataataaatgcaAGAAACCCACGTTTACGATGGAGAGGCGCATACACATTTGAAACCACTACTACTGAGCAACTGAGCGAATGCGTAATACGACACGTCGACACAGCCAAACGGGAGGGCCTATACGTCGCTGATGGAGGAGAGGGAACATTTGGGGGGGAGTTAGTAATCGGGCGAGTCTGTATGCCACTGACGGAGGGGAGGACGCATGTGGAGGAGGAAAGATTAAGAGGCTTCTGgcgcattttaaaaactgtaggcACTTCGAGATAGCTTCGTgatacatttgaatgttttaatattgattgcGAGGTCAACTatagtaatcatatattttaagaatttgatgtttataataaatttggtaattaactcaccaaccaaaaatttagttttggtttcagtggctTTTTggtacagattattattattatttgaaggaTAGAGGTCCCGGAACGCCGTTCCGCCGCGTTCCGTCACAAATCGagccctgtatatatatatatatatatatatatatatatatatatatatatatatatatatatataagatccAAGCAATCAATTTTCAAAGTAGCAGTTTGGTATAAAACACTAAAACCGTTACCTTTTCGTTGTTGCAGAGATAAAAGCTGGAAgctatttattttagtaattttctttaaatttagaaacaagttATGTACTAATTCAACTAACATTAGCAACCTACTTGTTGTTTATGGTCAGCGTTCAAACTTAGGTATCCATACATTTTGATCCAAGAGTAGACTTCCTCGTTCAACGatttgaatgttttgtaaatcTACCACTTGTGTATTGTACAGTGAGATGGATGTTAGATGATCAAtaatcatattacatttattcGCTGAGCATTATCGAAGTCTATCACACGAAGAGCTGGGCCAATTCATTTATATCTGTCTGTGTTATATCTGTtcgcaagatatttcgagaatggCTGACATAAATGTTTgcattaaacttcttttaaattCAGGCAACATTGTTTTCGATTATAGTACATGTCACTCCACGGGGACACTTACGTAATCGCCACTGAACACTTATTGTGGATAAAAATTGGGTGTCATTCTTGTGTATCCGAAGAACATCTCAAGAATGgtttaaaatttgcatgcaacGCCATCGAGGTCTGTCGTAACAACGCGACACGGGGTGTGTCGTATTCCTACATTGTTTTTGGTTACCACATCGTCTAAAGTAGCTGAAATTAACacgaaactttaatttttattaaacattactcatttcattatttttatatgactgTAATAACGCCCATAAAATGAGTCCGTTATTTTAtacgtataaaaattattatatcgaTTTGTTTGGGTTAGAAGTATTATTCAGTAAAATCCAACGTCTTAAcacgttatttttttaatattgaaaaattgaaactttattcgttttatttttatgaacattttctaTGTTACTTTACATGCTACCTAGGCATTGTCTGGTAgagttacatttagttttttatgtattttgtaacatgtctacaaaatgtttttaatgtaaaaattttagctTCATTTCAGCCATTTAACCAGAAACCGAACCGAAACAAACTGTACacgttaaaatttcatgaaaatataaaagtttctatAATGCATATTTAGCTCATCTAGTATCTACTCAAACtactttaaatcaaattaaaaaaattaaaagtacgaatatatttaaaagtaatgaaatattttaagtaaatatgtttcaatatttttgtacataaatagtCACATTATTTTCCCAGTAATCTCTCgttaattgtaagaaaaatagttgaaaattattaaaaactgtcaAATGTGTTCTTATATTTAGTCCTAATACTCTTAAAGAAGCAGAGAGATGTCAGAAACAGTATTTGCCACATAAAACACATGATTCCTAATTTACGTAAATACTAACAAATTGAAACGTCTTTATAGCACTAAAATTTAAGATGACTTTATGAATTGAAAATCATAATCAGAAGTCATAAAAATTGTTACCcgtcattattttgtttaaatagtggcttcctataaaatgtatatatttggaaAGGTCCAACACACGAACTTGGAATGCGCATTAGGTAAGAACTAGGCAATAAAACAGATGTGGTTTATTACCTCAACGTCGTCAGGGTTAGCAACATAGGCGCACAGCTTGGGTCCTACCCAGATGTGAAGAGTCCCTTTGTTATCCTTGCGTGTCCGCCGTATCTCGTCGATGAAACCTGTGCATCATTTACATGGTTAGCAACATAGGGCGCACAGCTTGGGTCCTACCCAGATGTGAAGAGTCCCTTTGTTATCCTTGCGTGTCCGCCGTATCTCGTCGATGAAACCTGTGCATCATTTACATGGTTAGCAACATAGGGCGCACAGCTTGGGTCCTACCCAGATGTGAAGAGTCCCTTTGTTATCCTTGCGTGTCCGCCGTATCTCGTCGATGAAACCTGTGCATAATTTACATGGTTAGCAACAAAGGCGCACAGCTTGGGTCCTACCCAGATGTGAAGAGTCCCTTTGTTATCCTTGCGTGTCCGCCGTATCTCGTCGATGAAACCTGTGCATAATTTACATGGTTAGCAACATAGGCGCACAGCTTCGGTTCTACCCAGATGTGAAGCGTCCCTTTGTTCTCCTTGCATGTCCGCCTCATTTCGTCGATGAAACTTGTGCACCATGACCTTACATTATGCTACCACATTTGGTATTACAACATAAATCTTTCCCATGTATTACAAGGAGTTGTAGGCAAGTAGTATAgtgttattattgattttattatgttatattgaaCGCAGTGCGCGGAATCTACAAGGACCTATGCCTAACTGCGGAGATTTAGTTTAAACGGATTCCCAACTAAATCTACCCCacagaaattgttaaaaataatttctactcTGTAAAAATAGAGTGTTCCAAAACAGAGGGCCCCATACTTGAATCTCAAAAGTTTCAAATGCAAACACTCGTTatgttgtacataatttaaaagttttactttcatACTTAAAGTTGTTTTCAAATGCTAACCATACAAGTGTTTCAATTCTCACAATGTCTTTAACAAGtgtttaagtaattaaatgatctaaatataaatataattaaatattttaaaagctgtaTTCACTACGTTAATATGCATATCACTTCAACCATGCACTTAAACTTggcatttacatatttatttctcatGGATACATAACATTGATTAACGTTGTTCAGTTTTATGGATACTTTGGACCCTTATTCGGCAAATTATTAATAGCTCAGTCATCTTTACAATATTTCAATCCATAATATCTTGTCcatataagatttattttgtttcacacaGGATATCGCTATTGATGTGCATATATGCTTCAGTTACGTAATGGGAGAGCATACGTGAAACATTTATAATCatgaattcaaattttgtaatcCACTAAAACCGTACCTAACAAAAAGTCTCACGAAAAgtttaatatgttaatttatgtaTCCAGCCGACGCCAGCAGACAGGAAACTACCTCGCAAAATATAACCCAGCCTGCTTCATTCTTGGCTCTTCTTGGTCGTTCTTATGTATGTTCCTGGTTTCAAGCTTGTTGTCTGcaaattgttttttacttttgaagtCGAGATTGtgacattattttatactaataaaggtctttaatttgatatgataCTCGATCTATACATCCATTAAAACTTCTTccctgactccttgcgggccaagGATCCCGTGGGTGTGTAGAAGTCCACAGATTAcgtgttataataattgtttatatacacAAACAACATGTAAAGTTGTGTAGCTATTTTTGTACTGGTTAATATAATCTCAAGCAGTCCCGGGACTTAATTGACATTCTGTATGATAAtaagaaataagttttatttgacATTGGTTACCTcacgttttcaatttttttatcagttACTTGCAATTAACTAACCTACATCACGATTATTCGGCTTATTGaagtttcaaaaagtttttagtatcaggttttaaaatatgttcatattaTCTTTGAAGAGCAAGTACAAcggggacagaataaatttttaccacaattcaaattaaaggttttattaataaaaggtcTACAATTTTATTCAATCTATGGGCTACAGAAGTCAGGTCACGGGACAGTTATTAATGACTCACATAATATCAAAAAGTTTATGCACAACAAAATAACAGTTGATTATAACAgggaaaatgtaacattttaactcCATAAcgttttcatatataatttacattgtaaaccGCATAAATAAAGAACGATGATTACACATTTCTCAACTAGGTGACATAAACGGGTCTACTACTTTctcttaaaaacattatttgccACAAACAGTCCTTTTCTTCCCGTGTTTAATATCGATCTTTCGtagttaacttaaaaatatttgtaatccacgttccttatttttattgttacaatttttatctcctcctaaatgtatattttaaattaatctattgaTGTGGCAAATAGgctactatatattttatagtgtacATGTTCAAAAGTTTGTGAATTATTCAAAGAAAGGAATCTTAAGAAAAGAGTTCTTCAGTAAACCCGGAACAGTCTATACTGTTTACCTTACCTGTATACGTGAACTGAGTAGCCAAGTGCGCATGTCCCAACAATGGCAGGTAACCCGGATAACACGGCATGTCTCCCATAATCTCCTTCTTTCTGCGTACACTGGCGTGGATCTTCACCAGGATGACGGTGACAACGAACAGAGCCGCCGTGAACAGCCAGTCTAGAGTGACGAGGTTCAGGACCGCCATCTTCCTGCAAACCATCACCATACATACCACCATGGATTACCGAGTGCCTTTACATTAGTTCGCATTATAGAACATTTTACTTTCGTCTGGTTTCATATGTTGTAACACTTGGGTTGTCGGTCATAGCGGGccatacatattaattatttttcttgtcGAGATCTTATTAAATTACAAGaggtttaatactttttattggaTAGtctagttttattacattatcttGAACGATTTGGTAAAAGTAATACTTACCGTAACTAAagttaaaaaagttgtaaattagATACTGAATGCCGAATTTATACAATTAGGAGGCCTAAATGCACGCAAGGAATAGATGAAGGGGTAGAGATATGATACCTACAGTAAAACACATTTATACGCGTCACCTACATTTCTAGTTatgtttctatatttataatagttcattaggcaaaacatattaattttattcacgaATAAAACTTAAATCGTACTGAAAATAGTATGGgagaaaatggaaaaaaatacaaTGGCATTGTTAAATAAGCACAACACTGAGAATGGCAACGGAACCGACCATGCAAGGTGTGGTGGCCTTGGCTTGGAGACCTGTGTACTAGATTGTAGTTGGTGACATTTCAAGGTTGGGTTTGTTATGGAATCTTCACATGGCTGTGTCTATTGGGGGGGCCTCCCCCACCATAGATTAACAGTAGATTTCGTTACTATACAAGGTTAAGTAACTGAGAAACATTTACGGCCTCATTCGCCTGTAAATAAAAGACATTATTctaatttactgtttattgtctCGAATTATATCACCACTTTTAAGCTCGTGTTTCCGCTATCTTGTATATGTAACAAAGATAGTGTAACCTAATTAGTTGTGATACGATAGTTGGCTTGTTAGTGACTAATTGTATATAGCATTTAATAATAGGCAATTATGAAAGAGTCACCAGGGGAAATATCACGTTTACCACGACTAGcagtttttttaacttaaagaaaTTTAACTCTGAACAAATCAGACAGTTTTCAAAATAGGCTTACTATAGTAGTAAATACTACCTTTAGTGTGTAAATATTGGTCTCCGTCGGTCGAGTTAGTTGGAAGACAACTTCAttttctttaatgtaaaaatgtttttaatataccttttaaaataattttatttcttttaatgtgtatatatccCTTCAAATAAAAGATTAATCTGCGCTCATACTACCATATTTCTGATCGTGTAAAAGTtgtgttattactttttaaatataccttCAGCAATGCtttcatttgtttttacattaagaatatatcatataaacaataaaaatataaaagtcgtgtaaatttaaatatttaccgtACAATGTGAATACACAAATGTATCCATATTATATGTTTGCGCGCATAAAACCATACAATTTTTCATACGTCTGTGGTAGCCTAAATTATGATTGAAGGCCTATATGTCAAATGccttaaatttataatgtttctaaataatttttatttgattactacaattttcaatttaacatAAGAATTTTTCACATTCACAAgcctttttttaacaatttaatctaGATCAGTTGTATTTTACTAGTAAGaagatgtaaataattaaatattttgtaagatgGCGAATTCAGGATGGTTGACAATCCTCGTCATCGAATAAAAAGTTAGGACAGCACAAAAATAAAAGgctattcaaaaaaatgtaactttctcCAGATGTTTAAAGTACAGTGACTTGAGATTTAAACAGTTCTTCAGTTTAATACAGATACTGACACAAAGACGTGCAGAAATACAAAGTAGCTAATGTGCAATTGTGAGTGCGCAGCCGAGATTCTGCAACTCTGAAGGTCATTGTTATTTGTCAGCTGTTAATTCAATCTGTACTACTCTAAGATATTAATTCCCTTTTGATTCCTTAACCTAAGTACAGAGATTACCAACAGAAGATTTCTAACTGTTGCgactggaataaataaatatgaaaataatgttgttaATGCATATTAACAATGAAGGGCTTAAAAACGTTCATCTACAGCTTCATATTTTTAAAGGGCTAATAATAAGTTGTATGGCAGAATACCTTGATAAGTAAAGCTCCTCTCCACTACCTCTTCATTATCTCTCCCATTACGCACTCACACATTCCTTATTTTCACCGACTAAAAAACGAGGAGGTTATACAGTTCGCTATGTTTAGCCTATATCTCTTTTTTACGTATGTCCACCGATTCAACTTTGATGAAccttttttaatgaaaaaggGCGACACCAAAGTGGTTTCACTTAACGTTTTTTACGGATTGTACAAATATGTGACCATGAAGTCAGGAAAAGTcagacaaataaatgtttttggttCTTTCGTGCTTAGGCTTTGGGATATTCTTATTTCAGGgaacataaataaacattcttGGGCAAGGACACTATTAAGTGTGGAGATTGGAATTTTCCAAATGACTATGAATACTTCAAAGTTTCTGTGGGCAGTTTCCTAGTCTACATTACGGTTTCAGAAAACGCTCATGTACGAATTCTTTGAGACATGACATTGGAGCAATGAGATGGAATAAGTTTCCAGGATGTAGTTTTCTTCCATTAACCATAACTTACTCACAATTGGTACggaaaatacagttttttgtagTAATGGACTCAGTAACGTCCCTGTCTGAGGCCCTGTGTCCTGGAGTAATCACACAGATTTGAGAGCGTACATTGGAATTCCTCAAATAACCATATATCGCCTCAGAGTTGTGTGGGAGCCTTCCTAGTCTACGACAGTGTTCCTTATAAAGTTCCTGAGGGATTTCATTGGAACATACATGGAACAACAAGACAGAATAAGTTGCCAATATCTAAGTTTATTCCAATAACATTCACTTATCTGACAGATGTTAGGGAATATAACGTTGTTCATATTAATGGTCCGAATCACATCTCAGTTGGAGTCAAAGTGGAAAATATCCTGAAGTAGCGAGACAGGATATAGTGCAGAGATTggaactttataaataaaaattgttttccctACAGATATGAAGGGAAGTTATCCTGTAGAGCTGTGGTCAAGCTCTAGAAGAtgcttaataaaacaacttactGAGTTGTAAATTCTTAGCTATGATCATAACTTACTTCAGGAGTGCCAATCATTATTTCTATGTTTATGTTTCTGTACCGAAGGATAATTCAGGTTCAGGGAATTTTGGATATATTCTGGAGTAGCAAGAATGTATAGAGTACATTTAAGTTAAAAACCTATAAGTTTAAATTGCCTTCAAAGTTGCTAGGGGTTGTTTCAAGTTCATTCCTATGTTCCAAATAATTCCTCTGAGACGTTACCGTAAGTTGGAGCACGtacatgtgaaatatttaaatatatttcattgaacAGTGAAACATTATGGAATGCATAATTGAAATTTCTAT
The Homalodisca vitripennis isolate AUS2020 chromosome 1, UT_GWSS_2.1, whole genome shotgun sequence DNA segment above includes these coding regions:
- the LOC124353103 gene encoding uncharacterized protein LOC124353103, encoding MAVLNLVTLDWLFTAALFVVTVILVKIHASVRRKKEIMGDMPCYPGYLPLLGHAHLATQFTYTGFIDEIRRTRKDNKGTLHIWVGPKLCAFVANHVNYAQVSSTRYGGHARITKGLFTSG